In Brevibacillus brevis, a genomic segment contains:
- a CDS encoding ABC transporter ATP-binding protein, translated as MAQQREQQPQQPQQPPMFPGRTGRGLGHGARGPVVKPKNFKGTLRRLWDAFGKEKGILPVLFVIVLVDALLMLSAPYLIGRSIDAIAGGEATIGLLAATILALLISYVADGVLTFLQGWLMAGVSQRVVKNLRKALFAKLQKLPVAFFDSRPHGELMSRLTNDIDNVSSSISQSTAQLMSGAIMILGSLIMMLVQSPILTLATLITVPLVFLLTRTIARKTSVLFKNQQIQLGKLNGHIEETVSGIQVVKAFNHEQKATEEFDAINAELTRIGMRAQVLSGFLMPIMNVINNLGFAMVAVVGGVLAVKGMITVGIIASFLSYSRQFVRPLNDLGNIFNVLQSGVAGAERVFEVLDEREEPDDAPHAAVLTQPKGHVVFENVSFGYRPDQPILKHVSFETEAGSTTALVGPTGAGKTTIVNLLTRFYDVTSGRILLDGRDIREYTRDSLRKSFGFVLQDTYLFSGTIKENIKYGKPDATDAEVERAAAMANADVFINRLPKRYDTMLTENGGNLSQGQRQLLAIARVILAKPSLLILDEATSSIDTRTELHIQDALLAIMEGRTSFVIAHRLNTIRDADTIMVVDRGEIVEKGSHDSLIRQQGVYHQLFFNQFKNLEMQAD; from the coding sequence ATGGCCCAGCAGCGGGAACAGCAACCGCAGCAGCCCCAGCAGCCGCCGATGTTTCCGGGCAGAACGGGACGCGGGCTCGGCCACGGCGCCAGAGGTCCCGTGGTCAAGCCGAAAAACTTCAAAGGCACGCTCCGGCGGCTGTGGGACGCTTTCGGAAAAGAAAAAGGAATCCTGCCGGTACTCTTTGTCATCGTGCTCGTGGATGCGCTGCTGATGCTCTCGGCACCGTATCTGATCGGGAGGTCGATCGATGCCATAGCGGGCGGCGAGGCGACCATCGGGCTGCTCGCCGCCACGATTCTGGCGCTGTTGATTTCGTATGTCGCCGACGGGGTCTTGACGTTTTTGCAAGGCTGGCTGATGGCAGGCGTCTCCCAGCGGGTCGTGAAAAACCTGCGAAAGGCGTTGTTCGCCAAGCTGCAAAAGCTGCCGGTCGCCTTTTTCGACTCCCGTCCGCACGGAGAGCTCATGAGCCGTCTGACGAACGATATCGACAACGTGAGCAGCTCCATTTCGCAGTCGACTGCCCAGCTCATGTCGGGAGCGATCATGATCCTCGGATCGCTGATCATGATGCTGGTGCAAAGCCCGATCTTGACGCTCGCTACCCTGATCACGGTGCCGCTCGTCTTCCTGCTGACGCGGACGATCGCGAGGAAGACCAGCGTGCTCTTTAAAAACCAGCAGATCCAGCTGGGCAAACTGAACGGACATATCGAAGAGACTGTGTCGGGGATCCAAGTGGTCAAAGCGTTCAACCACGAGCAGAAGGCGACAGAGGAATTCGATGCGATCAACGCCGAGCTGACCCGAATCGGGATGAGGGCGCAGGTCCTGTCGGGCTTTCTCATGCCGATCATGAACGTCATCAACAACCTGGGCTTCGCGATGGTGGCAGTCGTCGGCGGAGTGTTGGCCGTCAAAGGCATGATTACGGTCGGGATCATCGCGAGCTTTCTCAGCTATTCGCGCCAGTTCGTTCGTCCGCTAAACGACCTCGGCAATATTTTCAACGTCCTGCAATCCGGCGTGGCAGGGGCGGAGCGGGTGTTTGAAGTGCTGGATGAGCGGGAGGAACCGGACGATGCGCCGCATGCAGCAGTGCTGACTCAGCCCAAAGGTCACGTCGTCTTTGAAAACGTGAGCTTCGGCTACCGTCCGGACCAGCCCATCCTGAAACATGTGAGCTTCGAGACCGAGGCGGGCAGCACTACCGCTCTCGTCGGTCCTACGGGGGCGGGAAAGACGACTATCGTCAACCTGCTGACCCGCTTTTACGACGTGACGAGCGGCCGCATTCTGCTCGACGGCAGGGACATCCGGGAGTACACGCGGGACAGCTTGCGGAAAAGCTTTGGCTTCGTGCTGCAGGATACGTACCTGTTTTCGGGTACGATCAAGGAAAATATCAAGTACGGCAAGCCGGATGCGACCGATGCCGAAGTGGAGCGGGCGGCTGCAATGGCCAACGCCGACGTGTTCATCAATCGGCTGCCCAAGCGCTACGACACGATGCTGACGGAAAACGGCGGAAATCTCAGCCAGGGGCAGCGGCAGCTTCTCGCCATCGCGCGGGTGATTCTCGCCAAGCCGTCGCTGCTCATCCTCGACGAGGCCACGAGCAGCATTGACACCCGCACGGAGCTGCACATCCAGGACGCGCTGCTCGCAATCATGGAAGGGCGCACGAGCTTCGTCATTGCCCACCGGCTCAACACGATCCGGGATGCCGACACGATCATGGTCGTAGACCGCGGGGAAATCGTGGAAAAGGGAAGCCACGATTCGCTCATCCGGCAGCAGGGCGTGTACCATCAATTGTTTTTCAACCAGTTTAAAAATCTCGAGATGCAAGCGGATTGA
- a CDS encoding LysR family transcriptional regulator produces the protein MEWQQLEYFQTLARIQHVTRAAEALALSQPALSRSIARLEEEVGVPLFDRQGRTIVLNRYGKLLLKRVNRILKEWEDGKQELRDLVNPEHGEVSLGFLHTLGTTIIPDLIGAFREQAPNVSFSLMQNHSYYLLEHMDAGELDLCLLAEPTETKLPIQWIPLWSEELFAVVPTSHRLAEADSILLQELAGESFIFMKKGYALRRTTDRLFEQIGVQPNITFEGEEAATVAGLVAAGLGVSLLPNLRGLEKSKIVHIPIRQPKCLRVIGMAVVEGSYLSPAARRFKEFVLAQFGQSEKAGVPPLL, from the coding sequence ATGGAATGGCAACAGCTCGAATATTTCCAAACCCTCGCCCGGATCCAGCACGTGACCCGCGCCGCAGAAGCCTTGGCCTTGTCACAGCCCGCCCTCAGCCGCTCCATCGCCAGACTCGAGGAGGAAGTCGGCGTCCCGCTGTTTGACCGCCAAGGCCGCACCATCGTGCTGAACCGCTACGGCAAGCTTTTGCTCAAGCGGGTGAACCGCATCCTGAAAGAATGGGAAGACGGGAAACAGGAGCTGCGGGACCTGGTCAACCCGGAGCACGGCGAGGTGTCCCTTGGCTTTTTGCACACGCTCGGGACTACCATCATCCCCGACCTGATCGGCGCTTTTCGCGAGCAAGCCCCGAACGTCAGCTTTTCGCTTATGCAAAACCACAGCTACTACCTCCTCGAGCACATGGATGCCGGCGAGCTCGACCTTTGCCTCCTGGCCGAGCCGACGGAAACCAAGCTGCCGATCCAATGGATCCCGCTTTGGAGCGAGGAGCTATTTGCCGTCGTGCCGACCAGTCATCGTCTGGCTGAAGCCGACAGCATCCTGTTGCAAGAGCTCGCGGGCGAATCGTTCATCTTCATGAAAAAAGGCTATGCCTTGCGTCGGACGACAGACAGACTGTTCGAGCAGATCGGCGTCCAGCCCAACATCACGTTTGAAGGGGAAGAGGCCGCCACCGTGGCGGGATTGGTCGCGGCGGGCCTCGGCGTCTCGCTCCTCCCCAACCTGCGCGGACTGGAAAAAAGCAAGATCGTCCATATCCCCATTCGCCAGCCGAAGTGCCTGCGCGTCATCGGCATGGCCGTGGTCGAAGGGAGCTACCTGTCCCCGGCCGCCCGGCGCTTCAAGGAATTTGTTCTGGCCCAGTTCGGACAAAGCGAAAAAGCAGGGGTCCCCCCACTCTTGTAG
- a CDS encoding MFS transporter, which produces MAYIQQGTAAFRKSNLAFFAAGFNTFAILYSTQPLLPEYSRQFHVSPTMASLSLSVTTIALAVSMLFFGSISEVWGRKPVMFGSMLVASVLSILTACSTSFESLLAFRVIQGIALGGLPSIAMAYLGEEIEPASLGVAMGLYISGNSVGAVSGRIISGMLTDFFNWHVAMGSISVISLVATLIFWLNLPKSQNFHPRSPEFGKLVSSMVSHLKDPGMLCLFGIGFLILGSNVALYNYIGYVLTAPPYSLSQTLVGWIFIVFLVGTFSSVWMAKQAEKHGRLKMIIVSLLITLAGACVTLDGHLWLKILGLPILTFGFFGSHSIASSWVGRRALHDKAQASSLYLFFYYAGSSVGGTVGGVFWSSFGWSGVVGMIAGFMLIGFFLASRLAKVPTAAAMQAKAAADLSVAK; this is translated from the coding sequence ATGGCCTACATTCAGCAAGGGACAGCCGCATTTCGCAAGTCCAATCTCGCCTTTTTCGCGGCAGGCTTCAACACCTTCGCCATCTTGTACAGCACGCAGCCGCTGCTGCCGGAATACAGCAGGCAGTTTCACGTTTCGCCGACGATGGCGAGCCTGTCGCTCTCTGTCACGACGATCGCTCTGGCCGTCAGCATGCTGTTCTTCGGGTCCATCTCCGAGGTGTGGGGACGCAAGCCCGTCATGTTCGGCTCCATGCTGGTGGCGTCGGTCTTGTCGATCCTGACGGCCTGCAGCACCAGCTTCGAGAGCTTGCTCGCGTTTCGGGTCATCCAAGGGATCGCGCTCGGGGGGCTGCCTTCCATCGCGATGGCGTATTTGGGCGAAGAGATCGAGCCCGCCAGCCTGGGCGTTGCGATGGGCCTGTACATCAGCGGAAACTCCGTGGGAGCGGTCAGCGGACGGATCATCTCCGGGATGCTGACGGACTTTTTCAACTGGCACGTGGCGATGGGGTCGATCAGCGTGATCAGCCTCGTCGCGACCCTGATCTTTTGGCTCAATTTGCCCAAGTCGCAAAACTTCCATCCGCGTTCACCCGAGTTCGGCAAGCTCGTCTCGTCGATGGTCAGCCACTTGAAAGATCCGGGGATGCTCTGCCTGTTCGGAATCGGATTTCTCATTTTAGGCAGCAACGTCGCCTTGTACAATTACATCGGCTACGTGCTGACGGCTCCGCCGTATTCGCTGTCGCAGACGCTCGTCGGCTGGATCTTCATCGTCTTTCTGGTGGGAACCTTCAGCTCGGTGTGGATGGCCAAACAGGCGGAGAAGCACGGGCGTCTGAAAATGATCATCGTCTCCCTGCTCATTACCCTGGCGGGAGCGTGCGTGACGCTCGATGGCCACTTGTGGCTCAAGATTTTGGGACTGCCGATTCTGACCTTCGGCTTTTTCGGCAGCCACTCCATCGCGAGCAGCTGGGTAGGGCGCCGCGCTTTGCACGACAAAGCGCAGGCATCTTCGCTTTACCTGTTCTTCTACTACGCGGGGTCCAGCGTGGGCGGGACGGTCGGCGGCGTATTCTGGTCGTCGTTCGGCTGGTCCGGCGTCGTAGGGATGATTGCGGGCTTCATGCTGATCGGATTCTTCCTCGCTTCCCGCTTGGCAAAAGTGCCCACGGCAGCCGCGATGCAGGCCAAAGCTGCGGCGGATCTGTCCGTGGCCAAATAA
- a CDS encoding Na+/H+ antiporter: MELLLMVIALLLLIGISNVIQRFVPFIPVPLIQIALGTCAAFLPGLHHVPLNPELFMVLFIAPLLFNDGKITPRDELWKLRKYILLLALGLVFVTVLVAGPFIHWLIPAIPLSAAFALAAILSPTDAVAVGSLSGRVKLPGKIMRLLEGEALMNDASGLVAFNFAIAATVTGQFSLPKAVGSFFAIAVGGLVIGALLGFAVVWLRFFLRRLGMEDVTLHMLIIILTPFLIYLAAEECHVSGILAVVAAGVVHAIERDRVESASVRLRIVSDSTWSVILFSLNGLVFLLLGLEIPGVVAKIWEDPAYQNGQVIGYIILITAVLMLLRFLLVWAKDREVHSSLITSLSGVRGALTLAAAFSIPLALADGSPFPERDLILFICAGVILLTLISASIFLPLLTRKPKEAAVHSRDHAEEEREARIRVLEAGLQTIREETNDENRQEGMELVSAYTRRLQHARLEGKSEFGEAWRTVVGIRLAALRAERKVAEQWLAEERITPQLASYFQTSLNRVELLLTNRIKLKLLLLLALAAIRRLFRGKKRLPKLITPGHPDWEAYKELKLEAIHSAISQLKQLKTADNREAVLAVIADYRTMALQYQSNKRRNRTKAQINVQRKELELKAIQSERNEIQMMYEQGDIDRHLAGKLRMDVNYREASLFEAQEGH; encoded by the coding sequence ATGGAACTTTTGCTGATGGTTATCGCGCTGCTGCTTCTCATCGGAATCTCCAATGTCATCCAGCGCTTCGTTCCTTTTATCCCGGTCCCCCTCATCCAGATCGCGCTTGGGACCTGCGCCGCGTTTTTGCCCGGGCTGCATCACGTGCCCCTGAACCCGGAGCTGTTCATGGTTCTCTTCATTGCCCCTCTGCTTTTCAATGACGGAAAAATCACACCGCGCGACGAGCTGTGGAAGCTGCGCAAGTACATCCTGCTGCTGGCTCTCGGGCTTGTGTTCGTGACGGTGCTCGTGGCTGGGCCGTTTATTCACTGGCTGATACCTGCCATTCCCTTGTCGGCTGCCTTCGCGCTCGCGGCCATCCTCTCACCGACCGACGCGGTAGCCGTGGGGTCTTTGTCCGGGCGTGTCAAGCTCCCAGGAAAAATCATGCGCCTGCTTGAAGGAGAAGCGCTGATGAACGATGCCTCCGGTCTGGTTGCTTTCAACTTTGCGATTGCCGCGACGGTCACCGGGCAGTTTTCCTTGCCGAAAGCAGTCGGGAGCTTCTTCGCCATCGCGGTCGGCGGTCTGGTCATCGGGGCCCTGCTCGGCTTTGCCGTCGTCTGGCTGCGCTTTTTCCTTCGCCGCCTCGGGATGGAAGACGTCACGCTGCACATGCTCATCATCATCCTGACGCCGTTTCTGATTTATTTGGCGGCGGAAGAGTGCCACGTCTCCGGGATTCTCGCCGTCGTTGCAGCCGGAGTGGTGCACGCGATCGAGCGGGACCGGGTGGAATCCGCCTCCGTCCGTCTCCGTATCGTCTCGGACAGCACCTGGTCTGTCATTCTCTTCTCGCTCAACGGTCTCGTATTTCTCCTTCTCGGACTGGAGATCCCTGGCGTCGTGGCGAAGATCTGGGAAGACCCTGCCTATCAAAATGGGCAAGTCATCGGGTACATCATCCTGATTACCGCCGTGCTGATGCTGCTTCGCTTCCTCCTCGTCTGGGCGAAAGACCGGGAAGTGCACTCCTCCCTGATCACATCGCTCTCCGGGGTGCGAGGCGCTTTGACGCTTGCCGCCGCATTTTCGATTCCGCTCGCGCTGGCTGACGGCAGTCCGTTCCCCGAGCGCGACCTGATCCTCTTTATCTGCGCTGGCGTCATCCTGCTGACGCTCATTTCCGCCAGCATCTTTCTGCCCCTGCTGACTCGCAAGCCAAAGGAGGCTGCGGTTCACTCCCGGGATCACGCCGAAGAAGAGCGCGAGGCGCGGATCCGTGTCCTGGAAGCCGGACTTCAGACGATTCGCGAGGAGACGAACGACGAAAACAGGCAGGAGGGAATGGAGCTGGTCTCGGCGTATACCCGTCGATTGCAGCATGCGCGACTGGAGGGAAAATCCGAATTCGGAGAAGCATGGCGGACGGTCGTGGGCATCCGCCTGGCCGCTTTGCGAGCGGAGCGGAAAGTGGCCGAGCAGTGGCTGGCGGAAGAGCGAATCACGCCGCAGCTCGCTTCCTATTTCCAGACATCCTTGAATCGGGTGGAGCTGCTCCTAACCAACCGGATCAAGCTCAAGCTGCTGCTGCTTCTGGCCTTGGCGGCTATCCGCCGGCTGTTCAGGGGCAAAAAACGGCTCCCGAAGCTCATCACGCCGGGTCATCCTGATTGGGAAGCGTATAAGGAGTTGAAGCTCGAAGCGATCCACAGTGCGATCTCCCAATTGAAACAGCTGAAAACGGCCGACAATCGGGAGGCCGTTCTCGCCGTCATCGCAGACTACCGCACCATGGCCCTGCAGTACCAAAGCAACAAGCGCCGGAACCGCACCAAAGCGCAGATAAACGTGCAGCGCAAGGAGCTCGAGCTCAAGGCGATCCAGTCGGAACGAAACGAGATTCAAATGATGTACGAACAGGGAGACATCGACCGGCACCTGGCGGGCAAGCTCCGGATGGATGTCAACTACCGCGAGGCGAGCCTGTTTGAAGCCCAGGAAGGGCATTGA
- a CDS encoding MurR/RpiR family transcriptional regulator, with product MAETTNRVPPSVLTQLHALYSSLSGKEQQIADYILDHAGDVIHQSITELADLCQCADSTVFRLCRRLGYRGYQAFKIALASEVTHPKQTIYQEINLEDDDLGTIADNIFTANIETLRETRQIIDREMLMNVVSCLEHARRIEFYGSGGSAAIAQDAYHKFIRTGIPCIHHSDSHFQVMSASLLSTGDVAIGISHSGSNQDILEALRVAKEAGAKTIGITSYGKSPLVRLADMCLFTTSRETVFRADALSSRLAQLSLIDLLYVAVSLRRQDQTIRSIQHIREAISLKRL from the coding sequence TTGGCCGAGACAACCAACCGGGTTCCACCCAGCGTGCTGACACAGCTGCACGCCCTATACTCCAGCCTGAGCGGCAAGGAACAGCAGATTGCCGACTACATCCTGGACCATGCAGGTGACGTCATTCACCAATCCATTACCGAGCTGGCCGACCTGTGCCAATGCGCGGACTCGACTGTTTTCAGGCTGTGCCGCAGGCTTGGCTATCGCGGATACCAGGCGTTTAAAATCGCGCTTGCCAGCGAAGTGACCCACCCAAAGCAAACCATCTACCAGGAAATCAATCTGGAGGATGACGATCTGGGCACTATCGCGGATAACATTTTCACAGCCAACATCGAGACCCTGCGCGAGACGCGGCAGATCATCGACAGGGAGATGTTGATGAATGTGGTCTCCTGTCTGGAGCACGCGCGCCGCATTGAATTTTACGGCTCTGGCGGTTCGGCCGCCATCGCGCAGGACGCCTACCACAAATTCATTCGGACGGGGATCCCCTGCATCCACCACTCCGATTCCCATTTCCAGGTCATGTCGGCCTCTCTCCTGTCTACGGGCGATGTCGCTATCGGCATTTCCCATTCAGGCTCCAACCAGGATATACTGGAGGCGCTGCGTGTGGCCAAAGAAGCCGGCGCCAAAACCATCGGCATCACGAGCTACGGCAAATCGCCTCTCGTACGGCTGGCGGACATGTGCCTGTTCACGACTTCGCGGGAGACGGTATTTCGAGCGGACGCGCTTTCGTCCAGGCTCGCCCAGCTCAGCCTCATCGACCTGCTCTACGTGGCTGTGTCGCTGCGGCGCCAAGACCAGACGATCCGAAGCATCCAGCACATCCGCGAGGCCATCTCGCTCAAACGCCTGTAA
- the gnd gene encoding phosphogluconate dehydrogenase (NAD(+)-dependent, decarboxylating) encodes MRLAILGLGKMGYNLTLNLLSHGHEVVAYDVDPMRAEQLGQEGAIPAGSIEDAVAKLEAPRVVWLMVPAGDIVDELVDKLSGLLSGGDIVVDGGNSHYKQSVQRYARLKEKGIHFLDAGTSGGMEGARHGACMMIGGDREAFAHIEPMIRDINVANGYLYAGEAGSGHFLKMVHNGIEYGMMQAIGEGFEVLEKSPYNYDFAEVARVWANGSVIRGWLMDLTERAFRKDAKLDEIRGVMHSSGEGKWTLETALDLQAATPVIAMSLLMRYRSLEQDAFHGKVVAALRNEFGGHAVEKKE; translated from the coding sequence ATGAGACTGGCAATATTGGGCTTGGGAAAGATGGGTTACAACTTGACGCTGAATTTGCTCTCCCACGGGCACGAGGTGGTGGCCTACGATGTAGATCCGATGCGGGCGGAGCAGCTCGGACAGGAAGGGGCGATACCGGCGGGCTCCATCGAGGATGCGGTCGCCAAGCTGGAGGCGCCGCGAGTCGTCTGGCTGATGGTCCCGGCAGGAGACATCGTGGACGAATTGGTGGACAAGCTCTCCGGCTTGCTGTCAGGCGGGGACATTGTCGTGGACGGGGGCAACTCCCATTACAAGCAGTCGGTACAGCGCTATGCTCGGCTGAAGGAAAAGGGGATCCACTTCCTTGATGCAGGGACGAGCGGCGGGATGGAAGGGGCGCGCCACGGGGCTTGCATGATGATCGGCGGCGACCGGGAGGCGTTTGCTCACATCGAGCCGATGATCCGCGACATCAATGTGGCGAATGGCTACCTGTACGCAGGGGAGGCGGGCAGCGGTCACTTCCTGAAAATGGTGCACAACGGGATCGAGTACGGTATGATGCAAGCGATTGGCGAAGGCTTCGAGGTCCTGGAAAAAAGCCCGTACAACTACGATTTTGCCGAAGTGGCGCGCGTCTGGGCGAACGGCTCGGTCATTCGCGGCTGGCTGATGGATCTCACGGAGCGGGCGTTTCGCAAAGATGCCAAGCTGGATGAAATCCGCGGCGTGATGCACTCTTCCGGCGAAGGCAAGTGGACGCTCGAGACAGCGCTGGATTTGCAGGCCGCCACGCCCGTGATTGCCATGTCGCTGCTGATGCGCTATCGCTCGCTGGAGCAGGATGCGTTTCACGGAAAGGTCGTGGCTGCGCTGCGCAACGAGTTTGGCGGGCACGCGGTGGAAAAGAAGGAATAG
- a CDS encoding NAD(P)H-dependent oxidoreductase, whose translation MKVVAIVGSIRKDSYNRKLAEHVKNRYQDRFDLEILDLKPLPFYNQDLENEPNEAVQAFKDKVKAADAVLWVTPEYNGTIPGVLANAIDWLSRVDRVMVGKPSWIMGASMGQLGTVKAQLHLRDILLAMGLSSHLLPGNEVYVGAAHEKFDAEGKLIHEPTIQFLDTVVDNFIKWMNRYHQ comes from the coding sequence ATGAAGGTCGTAGCTATTGTAGGAAGCATCCGCAAAGATTCGTACAACCGCAAGCTGGCGGAACATGTGAAAAACCGTTACCAGGATCGATTCGATCTGGAAATTTTGGATCTGAAGCCTCTTCCGTTCTACAACCAGGACCTGGAAAATGAGCCGAATGAAGCCGTGCAGGCCTTCAAAGACAAGGTCAAAGCAGCAGACGCTGTCCTCTGGGTAACGCCGGAGTACAACGGGACGATCCCGGGCGTACTCGCAAACGCGATCGACTGGCTGTCCCGCGTGGATCGCGTGATGGTCGGCAAGCCTTCGTGGATCATGGGCGCTTCCATGGGCCAGCTCGGCACGGTGAAAGCACAGCTGCATCTGCGCGATATCCTGTTGGCGATGGGTCTCTCCTCGCATCTGCTTCCGGGCAATGAAGTGTACGTCGGTGCGGCACACGAGAAATTCGACGCGGAAGGCAAGCTGATTCACGAGCCTACCATCCAGTTCCTGGACACAGTCGTCGACAACTTCATCAAGTGGATGAATCGCTACCATCAATAG
- a CDS encoding prohibitin family protein, whose amino-acid sequence MAEPNVVKMNPFKIGGKVVAVILVILVAVLIGTQSFTIISAGHSGVVLQLGAVQPTVLQEGLHFKIPFIQTVIPMEVRVQKSETSQTSASRDLQTVSTTIAVNHHLDAENVNKLYQQVGLEYASRIVDPAIAEALKAVTAQYTAEELISKRSEVSGKVKETLKQKLSTYHIILDEINIREFTFSDEFNRAIEAKQVAEQQALKSKLDLERIKIEKEQEITKAQAQAEALRLQKQEVTPELVQLRQIEAQLEAIRKWDGKLPNVTGGATPFIQVGK is encoded by the coding sequence ATGGCAGAGCCAAACGTAGTGAAAATGAATCCCTTTAAGATCGGCGGGAAGGTAGTTGCGGTCATCCTGGTCATTCTCGTCGCCGTGCTGATCGGCACGCAATCGTTCACAATCATCTCGGCAGGTCACAGCGGGGTCGTCTTGCAGCTGGGAGCCGTACAGCCGACGGTTTTGCAGGAGGGTCTTCATTTCAAAATTCCGTTTATTCAAACGGTGATTCCCATGGAAGTGCGGGTACAGAAGTCGGAGACGAGCCAAACGTCGGCTTCGCGCGACTTGCAGACGGTATCGACGACGATCGCGGTCAACCACCACCTGGATGCGGAGAACGTCAACAAGCTGTATCAGCAGGTCGGGCTCGAATACGCCAGCCGGATCGTCGACCCCGCCATCGCAGAGGCACTCAAGGCAGTCACCGCGCAATATACGGCCGAAGAGCTGATCTCCAAGCGCTCCGAGGTGAGCGGCAAGGTCAAAGAAACGTTGAAGCAAAAGCTGTCCACCTACCACATTATCCTGGATGAAATCAACATCCGCGAGTTTACATTCAGCGACGAGTTCAACCGCGCCATCGAAGCCAAGCAGGTGGCCGAGCAGCAAGCGCTCAAATCCAAGCTGGATCTCGAGCGGATCAAGATCGAGAAGGAGCAGGAAATCACGAAAGCGCAAGCCCAGGCAGAAGCGCTGCGCCTGCAAAAGCAAGAGGTCACTCCCGAGCTGGTGCAGCTGAGACAAATCGAGGCTCAGCTGGAAGCGATCCGCAAGTGGGACGGCAAGCTGCCGAACGTCACCGGCGGAGCCACGCCTTTTATCCAGGTAGGGAAATAA
- a CDS encoding MBL fold metallo-hydrolase, translating to MIHIHHHEEVVCVEASVKRGGRDSSIYVFLSDGMLVDTGPKIIQESLIPFYESSSFDSVVLTHSHEDHTGTAAWIENHLGVPLYIHERGVDVCAQEADYPIYRQRTWGIRQPFRAHPLGKSFHSRTLDWKVLETPGHAFDHVVLIHEKTGRVFAGDLFLGTKTKVILREESIPTLMNSIRSVLSHDFQALYCAHAGYIAGGKAMLQKKLDYLENLTGEILLLHGKGMSAEEINHALFPLNPPLVEVSEGEFDSLHIVTSVIAGRGQEELC from the coding sequence ATGATACACATCCACCATCATGAAGAGGTAGTCTGCGTGGAAGCGAGCGTCAAGCGGGGAGGACGCGATTCGTCCATCTACGTTTTTTTGTCGGACGGAATGCTGGTCGACACGGGCCCGAAGATCATTCAAGAATCGCTGATCCCGTTCTACGAATCCTCCTCCTTCGATTCTGTCGTCCTCACCCATAGTCATGAGGATCACACCGGGACTGCCGCCTGGATCGAAAACCACCTGGGCGTCCCCCTCTACATCCACGAAAGAGGGGTGGACGTGTGTGCACAAGAGGCAGACTACCCTATATACCGCCAGCGTACGTGGGGCATACGCCAGCCGTTTCGCGCCCATCCGCTCGGCAAGTCGTTCCATTCGCGGACGTTGGACTGGAAGGTGCTGGAGACCCCTGGCCACGCCTTTGACCATGTCGTCTTGATCCACGAAAAGACCGGGCGGGTGTTTGCCGGCGATCTGTTTTTGGGCACCAAAACCAAAGTCATCCTGCGGGAAGAGTCCATCCCGACACTCATGAACTCCATCCGCTCGGTGCTTTCCCACGATTTCCAGGCGCTGTATTGCGCGCATGCCGGCTATATCGCGGGTGGCAAAGCCATGCTCCAGAAAAAGCTGGATTACCTGGAAAACCTCACAGGCGAAATTCTCCTGCTGCATGGTAAAGGAATGTCCGCCGAAGAGATCAACCACGCGCTCTTCCCGTTGAATCCGCCCCTCGTGGAAGTATCCGAAGGGGAATTCGACTCTCTGCACATCGTCACGTCGGTCATTGCCGGGCGTGGGCAGGAGGAGCTATGCTAA